A single window of Longimicrobiaceae bacterium DNA harbors:
- a CDS encoding VOC family protein, translating into MNKLTPVLYVEAIEPALPFWRDRLGFEVTAEVPQGDRLGFVILQKGGVEIMYQTRESVAEDVPPLADTPLGGSLLFVQVDDLDAVERALEGVEPVVPRRKTFYGADELIVREPAGNAVTFAQFGG; encoded by the coding sequence ATGAACAAGCTCACCCCCGTGCTGTACGTGGAGGCCATCGAGCCCGCGCTCCCCTTCTGGCGCGACCGGCTCGGGTTCGAGGTGACCGCCGAGGTCCCCCAGGGCGACCGCCTTGGCTTCGTCATCCTGCAGAAGGGCGGCGTGGAGATCATGTACCAGACGCGCGAGAGCGTCGCGGAGGACGTCCCCCCGCTCGCGGACACGCCCCTGGGCGGGAGCCTGCTCTTCGTCCAGGTGGACGACCTGGACGCGGTGGAGCGGGCGCTGGAGGGGGTCGAGCCGGTGGTGCCGCGCCGCAAGACCTTCTACGGCGCGGACGAGCTGATCGTGCGGGAGCCGGCCGGGAACGCGGTGACCTTCGCGCAGTTCGGGGGCTGA
- a CDS encoding NUDIX domain-containing protein, translating into MARRPNVSAGLLLFRRGARGLELFLAHPGGPFWSRRDAGAWTIPKGVVEEGEDPLAAARREFQEETGIVPEGPFLSLGSIRQKAGKTVHAWAWEGDAEAERIVSNTMRTEWPRGSGRWITYPEVDRCAWYDPEAARAKINAAQAELIDRLEALLAEG; encoded by the coding sequence ATGGCGAGGCGGCCGAACGTGAGCGCGGGGCTCCTCCTCTTCCGGCGCGGGGCGCGGGGGCTGGAGCTGTTCCTGGCGCACCCGGGCGGTCCCTTCTGGAGCCGCAGGGACGCGGGGGCGTGGACGATCCCCAAGGGGGTGGTGGAGGAGGGCGAGGACCCGCTGGCCGCGGCACGGCGCGAGTTCCAGGAGGAGACGGGGATCGTGCCGGAGGGTCCCTTCCTCTCGCTGGGGAGCATTCGCCAGAAGGCGGGGAAGACGGTGCATGCCTGGGCGTGGGAGGGCGACGCGGAGGCGGAGCGCATCGTCAGCAACACCATGCGCACCGAGTGGCCGCGCGGCTCCGGGCGCTGGATCACCTACCCGGAGGTGGACCGCTGCGCCTGGTACGACCCGGAGGCCGCCCGCGCGAAGATCAACGCCGCGCAGGCGGAGCTGATCGACCGCCTGGAGGCGCTGCTCGCGGAGGGGTGA
- a CDS encoding cation:dicarboxylase symporter family transporter, with amino-acid sequence MSLTTRVLLGLVAGLGIGAWIAAAGTPALREAALWVEPLGTLWTRAIQMTVVPLVVSLLFAGVAAGGAGIGRIGARALVLFLVLLAAAAALALALAPPLLGMVGIDPAAAAALRGATSPVEAAVPTFAEWLVGLIPSNPVRAAADGAMLPLIFATLLFAAAARRAAPERRDLLVRVAEAVSDATLVLVRWILALAPLGVFALALPLAARLGIAALGAVAAYVGLTVAACVLVIAALYPLAALGGRVRIGEFARAAAPAQAVAFSARSSLAALPPMIEGARALRLPREIGSFFLPLSASVFRLGGAIALPAGVLFIARLYGVELAPAQLVTVGISSILLTFSVPGIPGGSILIMAPILLAVGLPVEGIGILLGVDTIPDMFRTTTNVTGHMAAATLLGRRRGADVPDAADA; translated from the coding sequence ATGTCTCTCACCACACGCGTACTGCTGGGCCTCGTGGCCGGGCTGGGGATCGGGGCGTGGATCGCCGCCGCCGGGACCCCCGCCCTCCGCGAGGCCGCCCTGTGGGTGGAGCCGCTGGGGACGCTCTGGACCCGCGCCATCCAGATGACCGTCGTCCCCCTGGTGGTGTCGCTCCTCTTCGCGGGGGTGGCCGCCGGCGGGGCGGGGATCGGGCGGATCGGGGCGCGGGCCCTGGTGCTCTTCCTGGTGCTCCTCGCGGCCGCGGCGGCGCTCGCCCTGGCGCTGGCCCCGCCGCTCCTGGGGATGGTGGGGATCGACCCCGCCGCCGCGGCCGCCCTCCGCGGCGCCACCTCGCCCGTGGAGGCCGCGGTCCCCACCTTCGCGGAGTGGCTGGTGGGGCTGATCCCCTCCAACCCGGTGAGGGCGGCGGCGGACGGGGCCATGCTCCCGCTGATCTTCGCCACCCTCCTCTTCGCCGCGGCGGCGAGGCGGGCCGCGCCCGAGCGGCGCGACCTGCTGGTGCGCGTGGCCGAGGCGGTCTCGGACGCCACCCTGGTGCTGGTGCGCTGGATCCTGGCGCTGGCGCCGCTCGGGGTGTTCGCGCTGGCGCTCCCGCTGGCCGCGCGGCTGGGGATCGCCGCGCTGGGCGCGGTGGCCGCGTACGTGGGGCTGACGGTGGCGGCGTGCGTGCTGGTGATCGCCGCGCTCTACCCGCTGGCGGCGCTCGGCGGGCGGGTGCGGATCGGCGAGTTCGCGCGGGCGGCGGCCCCCGCGCAGGCGGTGGCCTTCTCCGCCCGCTCCTCGCTGGCCGCCCTCCCCCCCATGATCGAGGGGGCCCGCGCGCTCCGCCTCCCCCGCGAGATCGGCTCCTTCTTCCTCCCCCTCTCCGCCTCCGTGTTCCGGCTGGGCGGCGCCATCGCGCTCCCGGCCGGCGTGCTCTTCATCGCCCGCCTGTACGGCGTGGAGCTGGCCCCCGCGCAGCTGGTGACGGTGGGGATCTCGTCCATCCTGCTCACCTTCAGCGTCCCCGGGATCCCCGGCGGCTCCATCCTCATCATGGCCCCCATCCTCCTGGCCGTGGGCCTCCCCGTGGAGGGGATCGGGATCCTGCTGGGGGTGGACACCATCCCCGACATGTTCCGCACCACCACCAACGTCACCGGCCACATGGCCGCGGCGACGCTGCTGGGACGCCGCCGCGGGGCGGACGTCCCGGACGCGGCGGACGCCTGA